The Oceanivirga salmonicida genome has a window encoding:
- the pdxA gene encoding 4-hydroxythreonine-4-phosphate dehydrogenase PdxA — MNKRPLIAIPIGDPAGIGPEIVVKAMADKHVYEVCKPVIIGDYGVIKDACRFSNLNLNINIIDEVNQGKYEYGIIDLIDLKNIDMSKLEYGKEIAMCGIAAYEYIEKCIQLAMDKKVDVVSTSTINKKSLKMGNIPFIGHTEIFGKLTNSHDPLTMFEVRGMRVFFLSRHVALKKACDMVTKERLLDYINRCTIELNKLGVKDPVIAIAGLNPHSGEEGLFGNEEVESIIPAVKEANKLGYKVVGPIGADSVFHLALQGRYDAVLSLYHDQGHIATKTLDFEKTISITTGMPFLRTSVDHGTALDIAGQGIASAVSMIEAIYLGAKYGNNYSKACEKIKNKED, encoded by the coding sequence ATGAATAAGAGACCGTTAATTGCTATACCAATAGGGGATCCTGCAGGTATAGGACCTGAAATAGTTGTTAAAGCTATGGCAGATAAACATGTATATGAAGTTTGTAAACCAGTGATTATTGGAGATTATGGTGTAATTAAAGATGCGTGTAGATTTTCAAATTTAAATTTAAATATTAATATAATTGATGAAGTAAATCAGGGTAAATATGAATATGGAATAATAGATTTAATAGATTTAAAAAATATTGATATGAGTAAATTAGAATATGGAAAAGAAATTGCTATGTGTGGTATAGCAGCATATGAATATATAGAAAAATGTATACAGTTAGCAATGGATAAAAAAGTTGATGTGGTGTCTACAAGTACAATAAATAAAAAATCTTTAAAAATGGGAAATATTCCATTTATAGGTCATACAGAAATATTTGGTAAATTAACAAATTCACACGATCCTTTAACTATGTTTGAAGTTAGAGGAATGAGAGTATTTTTTTTGAGTAGACATGTTGCTCTTAAAAAAGCTTGTGATATGGTAACAAAAGAAAGATTATTGGATTATATTAATAGATGTACAATAGAACTTAATAAATTAGGTGTAAAAGATCCTGTTATAGCAATAGCAGGTTTAAATCCACATAGTGGAGAAGAAGGTTTGTTTGGGAATGAAGAAGTTGAATCTATTATACCAGCAGTAAAAGAAGCTAATAAATTAGGATATAAAGTAGTTGGTCCTATTGGCGCAGATTCTGTATTTCATTTAGCGCTTCAAGGTAGATATGATGCAGTATTATCACTTTATCATGATCAAGGTCATATAGCAACTAAAACTTTAGATTTTGAAAAAACAATATCTATAACTACTGGTATGCCTTTTTTAAGAACCTCTGTTGATCATGGAACAGCATTGGATATAGCAGGTCAAGGAATAGCTAGTGCTGTAAGTATGATAGAAGCTATATATTTAGGTGCTAAATATGGAAATAATTATTCAAAAGCATGTGAAAAAATAAAAAATAAGGAGGATTAG